Sequence from the Mytilus galloprovincialis chromosome 10, xbMytGall1.hap1.1, whole genome shotgun sequence genome:
TTTTTTCTAAGTGTATATTACAAATAACTTGTTTAATAATAATCATTGTATTATCTTGTCCGACAAAGTCCCATCattggtaaaataaaataatggcTAATATCTATCATGTCATATACTGTGAACATTTTAGCCgagacatatataatacaattgtagCTTATATTTCTCTGGTTTTATGAAAAACTATTTGAATGATGTGCATTATTTatgtcaaataataaaaaaaaaatactaattgtGTAGTCCCTATAGAGAAACTTGTTGCTCAATAGGTGCAATTAATACTGTGATGTTAGGAAGCAGGAGGCCATATTTAGAGTTCAAACTCTCAACCTTAGGCAGGCCAATGATTGCTGTAGATGGGCTACTTAGACCATTTGGTCACTCCAATGATATGGACACTAAATTTCTAATCAAGGTTAAATttgattcaataaaaaaaaaaatctttaaagtatTGTTTGCCCTTCTCAACAGGTTAATGAAGACATCTATGCACAGAGCATTTAATTTGTGTCATACTTGGTCTGTACTCAACTGTCATTACTCTAAGCATGAAACTTTCTTTCTCATCAGTATTTTAACTAAGATCTCATACACATCAGGTACTTTatgctaattttgaataaaaattggaaaaaaatatttaacatgtgATTTAATATGTGATTTGTACTttgcacatgtggagcagaatctgcttacccttccggagcacctgagatcaccagacacccctagtttttggtggggttcgtgttgcttattctttagttttctatgttgggtcatgtgtactattgtttgtctgtttgtctttttcatttttagccatggaattgtcagtttatttttgatttatgagtttgactgtccctctggtatctttttccCCTCTTTTACATGAAATCGAAAAtactcatttttttattttttttatttgcatagtCATTGATAGTTGAAAAGATTGTAATCCATCCAGaatgctttcaacaatgaacacaacAATGAACAGACTGAATATACATGATCACCATAGGGGATATGATGAGGTACCACAACATCCCTTAGACCGATTAGAACCTCTGAGAAATAGTGAAACCAGAagaaaaaacacttttaataGCTGGCCTAAAGATGCTTTAATCGATTGTAAGGATTTATGTAAAGATGGATTTTACTACATGGGACAGAGTGACAAAGTTCAGTGTGCATATTGTGGGGGAGTATTAAGTGGGTGGAAGAGAGGTGATAATGTTCATGACCAACATAAAAGACATTTTGGGAAGTGTCCAATGGTAACAGATATTCAGATAGATGGAAGTGATGAGTATGATGACAGTGACCTTGAGACTGATGGTCAGGGATATGACAGCGATTATAACAAACACATAAACTCAATTCCAACAACAAACCAGCAAGTCGCCCCTAAAGATTTACATCAACCACATAATTTTGGAGATTTAAATCATGACATTAATGAAAGATCTATACCTGAAAGCATGGTACCAAAGGTTTACAATACAAAATATTCCTTGTACAGTCAACGAATGGAAAGTTATGAAAAATGGCCAAAAGATCATTTTTTAAAACCTGATGAACTTGCATCTGCAGGGCTATATTACAAAGGTTTGTTTGATTTATTACGGTTAAATATTATGATAACCTTTCCCTTGTTAAGATACTGGAATCATACTCACTACAGTCTGTCTGTTAAATGCTgttttagttttctcgttttcttatacatgttaaaaatgttatatcaacTGTTTAAACTATTTTGTTGAAATTCTTTAAAGAGTACATGTATAACCATGATAATTGAATATCATAGAAGTATACCTGCTGTTTgatatgagccaaggctctgtgtagaaggtcgtactttgacctataatggtttacttttaactaattgtgacttgaatgaagAGATCTCATTGGcagctcataccacatcttcttataattaTTCATAAATGTGTTAACAACTAGGCTCAAGATGATTTATGTGTTATTATTAAATTATGTCGTAAAATAGTTTTCTCTCAGAtcattaaataaaaacatgtcaaatatatttgttcaaaatttaGCATTTATTTCTTATGTTGTAAAAATGGTTCCTTATAAGATTCATTAATCAGTATGTACATGtaattcatattgaaattgagaTTAATACAAAGTTTTAATGTTCTTATATAATGGTATTATGTTTTTAGATTCAGAGGATAAGTGCCAATGTTTCCTGTGTGGAGGCATACTAGCAGAATGGGATGAGGGAGATATACCAAAAGATGAGCACAAAAGATGGTTTCCAAAGTGTTATAACAGCATGAACAATGAGTCAGAGTGAAGAAATCTGTCACAACTAAGTCctatttatttacaatataactAACTGTTGGATTCATAATTATTTCTGGGtaaccaattttcatggattttgtagGTTCATGTATATGTAAACTACCGTACCAATTACTTATGTTGTCTATTTACAAGTGTAAATTTTCTATAGGCATATATGGAGACTTAcgtaaatacatgtatcaatcagggcttccaaaacggtcatatgtccggtcatttgtataatgtccggtaaagtccggctgggcaaagcatgaaacggtcatatactttttaggtttcaaggctttttcggtcattttaacataattcacgatctttttgatactatcaatatttttttctcaatttaatcCTCGAAAATTTGTATCAACAAAAACTATGAATCCCCAGTAGCCAAGgtagtacaaatgtataatgtgataatgattataaaaaatatttttaattactaAAAGGTTGACATTGTAAAGAATGCATTTTATTTTGATCGGTGtagtacaaacaaaaatatactagtaAACGTCCCCCAATTATTAcctaaagacaaataaaatacatgttttctgatctttggtcgggttgttgtctcgtggacatattccccatttccattctcaaatttattgtgtatttctaaaataacatgaataagcaAAACAGTGAACAAAAATTGTCCAAGAGAAATGCAGAAAATGCTCTTAATCTTTAGTATCACCAAACTCAAATATTATGTCCttgcaaacaattttaaatgagtGGATTTAAAATGATCACTAAGTCCTTTAATTCAACACGTACCAGTATTTAAGTACATGTAGCATTGCAGATAAAAATCAAGACTATATTTAGCTGTTGTAACATCTATAAGAAGACTTTCCCTTGTGGCACTAAAATTCATCCAGTGaaatatattatgttatattcGCATCTCTTGCAAGTAGTTCTCTAAAATTTGTTTAATCAGATTATTTGATTGCAGTCTGTTCTGTGATAGGTAAGTACAAATAAAATCTTTAAGACTGGTGATAAGAGCATGCAGTCATTGGTTCCTATATAAGATCATGAATTAGAGTTGACTGAGGGATAGTTGTGAAATATTGAAACCCAAACCACTCATTTAACATATCAAGCAAGTCGTAACaggggtaccttcatgacaaataacgGTAAAAGTTCTAACCAAATGATgttaacggtaatttttggtttatgactataaaatgtacactttcttttagaccaTAAAAACATCGCCTGATTTTGACAAATCACGtgatttttttcccaaaatgACGTAGCGATTATTATTTGAGGCCTCTGACAAATCACGATcaggatattttgacaaatcacagtaaaattttaaccaatttgatgctAACGGTAGCTGAAATGACTGTTTGACACCTCATGTTAATGGGAATTAATACCCTCTTGTATGCATATGACTTTGCATTGCCTATAATTCGACAAAGAGCTTGTCACAACACACTTTATCGAATGCCTTCCATAAATACTAAAAGGAAGGTCAAGATATGTATTTCTAAAGTTCTTCTAAAAAAGTTTGTAAATTATCAAAGATAAAGAGATACCTCTATAAGTAACAAGATTGTAAACAGAAACTGGTTTTATTATTCCCAGTGAGTCTGCCATTCTGCTGGTATCAGTTCAGATATAAAGGTAAACAGATCAAATAAAGTTTCAACCAACATATCACTGCCATATTTTAGAAATTCTTAAATAATATTATCAAAGCAGTGTGCTCTTCTCTAGTTTAATCCGGCAACATAATGCCTTTATAATTGGGGAACTGTCACATCTAACAAGTTCTTTAATAGACATTGTAATAAGAAATTAAACAAGATGCCAAGCTTTATATTTTCTAAAGAGACTTGTGAATAAatcaaacataaacaattaacGATATGTCATCATTTCCTTAAATTAGAAAGAATGTAAAGATATGATAAAAGACAACCATTGATAAGATTACTGACATTGGACATGTTGGACATGAATATATTTGTCTTTGAGTGTCAGTTCATTAGTTGTATTTGATGGTTGTAGTGTGTTCTTATATGGTTGGGACTATATTAAATTTTACACTTCTGTCATAGAGGTTAAGTACATTTAGTGTGCCTaagggtcatccataattgtcaaccattttctaaagtgtacaaaacatacacTTTTTCAGTTTTGGcttaataacttttttgatctgatcatcactgatgagtcttgtgtagactaAATGCaggtctggcgtattaaattataatcctggtacctttgataactaatttcaGACCCCCCAtcctccctcaaaaagtgtatgtcaaccattttccaaattTCAAGACAAGAATCATTTATTCATAATGAAAAGAAGATTATATCAattataaatttttttaatatagaaatttgcattgaaaatgaactgaaatacaaatgtatctgACATATATtccaaaaattaattaaaaaaaaaagtgtatggtaaacttgttgattttttttaccccCTCCTCCCAAGTGTACatttttgtacactttggaaaatggatGACCCCTAAATGTATTCATCCTCTTTTTGTAATCTTAAGTGTTGAATCAgcattttattcatttcattcTATGTTTAACCTGAAGAAATGTTGAGGCATTGAATATAAATGtgtaatttgtttaaatattttgatagttATTCATATTATATAAACATTGTAAACCTAGTCTTAAATTACTTTGAAAACTGCATAGATTTTGTTCTGTCTGTAGCTTAAACATGGTATTGCCTTTCTTccatattataatatattaacCTCAATTTTATATAAGGTAGGttaatttttcttcatttagtGCCAGCATTTCTTTAATTAAATCATTGTAATTTCCATCTCTGCTAGCAATGGTTTGAAGAGGAGGGGAATTAATTGTcacccttggctagcaaagatgagTCCTTTCCAACTAATCTTTTCATTCTTATTATGTACATTTTTACAATCATATACATGTGATATGTCATGTGTTTGCTGATTATTTTATAAAAGTGATAATTATTTATGTTGATAATTGTGTCAGATCTTTGCCAAATTGTGAAAAGATTATGATTCATTATCATACAACATTAATGATTTGCAACATTAAAGTAAAGACAACACACAAATATTTTGGATGTAAATCTATTCATTATGGATGTATAATAGATATTATATCTATTCATTATGGAAGTATATCTATTCATTATGGATGTGTAGCTGTTCATTTTGGATGTATATCTATTCATTATGgatatttcttgaaaaaaagtacTTTTGTATTAAGCTTTCACAACAGTTTAAAGCAATAGTTAATAtggttaaagaaaaataaatgcttGATCTGAAGTCGTAGTATTTCAGATTTATACTATGGGTTTTCAGATGAAGATGATATAGGTCAAAGTTTAGGACTTAAAGTATGAGCTCCTTAACATACTGCTTTCAAACAAATCTAGCATTGGATTttctcatcttttttttttttttatctttattaaagaTTTAGTCATGAAACCATAACTTAAATATAGCAAATATAAACttcatttgaaattaatttgTCTCTCATTTATAAAATCCTGAACATCAACAAATAAATTGGAATCATTTGA
This genomic interval carries:
- the LOC143047939 gene encoding baculoviral IAP repeat-containing protein 7-B-like, which gives rise to MLSTMNTTMNRLNIHDHHRGYDEVPQHPLDRLEPLRNSETRRKNTFNSWPKDALIDCKDLCKDGFYYMGQSDKVQCAYCGGVLSGWKRGDNVHDQHKRHFGKCPMVTDIQIDGSDEYDDSDLETDGQGYDSDYNKHINSIPTTNQQVAPKDLHQPHNFGDLNHDINERSIPESMVPKVYNTKYSLYSQRMESYEKWPKDHFLKPDELASAGLYYKDSEDKCQCFLCGGILAEWDEGDIPKDEHKRWFPKCYNSMNNESE